GCAGAGCTGGTACACAGAATTGCTACTGCAAATTATGGAACTACTAGTGTCAGAAGGGCTTTTTCTTTGCATAGGGGAATTGAAGTCAATACAGCTGAGCAGATGCCTTACCTTTGCCTTCTCGCTTGGCTCCTTGACAATGCCATTGGTAGAATTGTTGAGCTCCCTGGACACAACGCAGAGGAATTCTGCCTGGTCTTCGTTCCCGTAGTTATAGGAAGATCCAATGCTGATCAGCTGTGCAACAGGAGACAGCCAAGGTAACTATCAATAAGTCTTGACTCTTGCTTTATTCCTACAATAGCTTTGTGAGGTACGACTGTCCAGTGAGACCCATTCTGGACCTGTAACCTCCTGTGTCACAGGCTTTCCTGTGTGCTTAAGGCAGGGATACAGCCGAGCTCCAGAGCCCTCTGGTGGCACCTGGAGCCCCAGGAAGAAATTCCAGCCTAAAACTGTAATGCTGAACATAACAGAACATTTTCCAATTAATGagggcagaaaaaggaaaaacacatcagATTTTGCAATAGGTTTTGCAATATATACTATCCAGCTAATTCAGATATGGGGCAGGCAATGCAGGCTTCCTGGTCCAGACTATGTTGAACTCAGCTCTCAACCTGCTTTGTGACTTTGATGTGTAAAAACTGGAAAGGCAATTCTTTACCACGGACAGATGTTAGATAACTAGGGGACATGTGGCAAACTGGCACCATTCTTTACGTAGATGTTGTCAAGATGGAGTTTGATATCTGTATAAATGGGATTATATTCTATTACTGTTGTGATGAGGGGTCTGGACTCGATCCAAGAAATCCCATCTGTTTCATTTATCATTATTACATTAAAAGGATATCCTGGAGTGCAGAGCTAATTTGTCATTTACAACTCAGTTCTGCTTTCCAGATAATAAATCTAAGTAATCTGAAGAAAGCAATGTGACTCTTATCAACTGTGTATATCTAGGAAACTTTAATATGCAGCATGCACCCTAACTTCCATGTCCTAATGGATTTTAGGAGAGACAGTTCCATATTTATATGAGACAGATGCAGTCAATAGCCTTCCTAGACTATCTATATGGTTACAGTGCAGCTGCAGAAAGACCTGGGGGGCTGCCGTACTGACTGACCTCCAGTGCTGTTTTAAATAGGTTTTGATATTTTTGCTGAGGGCAAAAGATAGACACAtgataaaaaaaggattttttttttttcttttgcttccctgCTCCCTGTCTTGACTGTTTAAGGTCTCGGATATTTCAATACCACTCACCACTATTTACTCAACAAACACAAAGTATCTTTTGATAAAGATAGCCATTTTCCAGACTACTGAACTATAGGTGGACAGGAGAATGAATTTCCATTTGAAATAGCAAATCTCTATTCCATCCTTAATTTAAGCAGGACTGAATGGTATAACGCAAAGAACCTGAAAGGCCACATGCTCCCCTGAGAACCCAAGCCTGACAGACAACAAGGCTGCAACAGCTTTTACCACTCCTGGCTTTCCTGCAGGTTTCTGAACCAGACTTTTGGATGTTACGAAGTGACTGGATCCAGAGCCCACGAAGGGAACGTCTGCTCTGTTCAGTCGTTGGCATCCAGGCTAAGATTTAGCAATAGGCTCTCTTTGTCCCCAATATATACCTCTGTTACCATCTTTCCTAACATGTCTCAGCATGCCAAGAGGTGTGATCTGGGGGAGGGCAGAAGCCATGCTGGGTTGTACATCTGGGGAAAGACCTTGGCAATAGGCTGCAGCTACAGCGTGCCTCCCAGCAGGGCCCGTTTCAGCATGGGACGTATCCCGTGCTGCACCATTGCCATGTTCCTGCTCTGTGACCCAGTGTGGACCATCTCCCAGCTGGAGAGAGGTGTGAGGTCTAGCCCTGACCAAAGCATTTCATCTGTCTGTCCTGTTTAGGCTTGCTGCCTTTGGGGCTGTTTGAACAGAATGAAAGTCCTGGGGAGGGCAAGAACAGCTCCTGATGGTGGGAGCGTGCTGGAGTGGGATGTGCAGGAAATTTTCCTGGTGCCTGCGGTGTACAGGAAGGAAGCTGGAAGAGATCTTGGTGGTTTGTGCAGAGGTTGTGGATggcaaagggagggagggaactgGAAGGGAACACACTAGCATTTGCTTGTAACTAGTATCTGATTAGTATCTGATCTCGTTACCGATTTGAAAAGCAAGACTAGGAAAGATGCAAGGGTGCAGATTCCCGTGTAGGGCACTGCATATAGCCTTCTGTTTTTGGGGGTGCATACGTGTGCGTGAAAGACAAATTCTGTAAGTAAATTTCTGGACAGCAAAACCTGGGTGTTGGAGAACTGCATTTCCATAAAGCAGCTAGCGGCTCACAGGGGCATGAGTTTTTGGGTGCCTCTCCACTACTCAATAGCAGTTTACAGGCACTATGGAACAGATAAATATGAACAAGTGATGCAAGCGCTGTTGCTAATCCTGTGCCTCACTTTGTGTCAGCACACTTCCCACAACATCCACTTGTACTGAAGCTGGACTAATTGGGAAGACAGCAGAGCTGTAATCCACAGAGCCCATTCTGCAGTTTCTTAATATAGCATTAACATGCAGGCCAGCTGGTTTCCAGTTCTCTGTCCTCCTAACTAAGAGGACTGTATTTGATTCCAGAAACCAAATCTGGAACTAATGCCATACGCAACCTCAGTGACACCTAACCCCGAAACCAGCTGCATTACAAAGGCATCTGCAGGAAGTGTATTTCTCATGTCACTCAGCGCCTCTTTAGCAAACGCAGGAGTCATGGCTTTGAGCTTCCAGAGAAGTTGTGCTGTTTTTTCATGTATCTATTAATTTTCCTGGATAAAACTGTTGTACTGGGGCCTGGTATATGTGATGAAATGCAAGAGAAGGGAAGAATTGCTCTGGGATTTGACAATGATACAAGAAGTCctcagagaaaatgaaatctttcttGGCAGTTTGAGTGAATTCTGCCTTTCTCTGTCAGTTATTTTACATAAGTGGACTGCTACTCAGTTCAGACTGcttattcagaagaaaagagcagCGTGAAGTGCAATTCAATAGCAAACTCTGCTTAGTCCATATGCAGCTTTCAAAGGGATTCTGCCATTCTTTGGTAATGGTACCTGTTCAAATTTCCACCCGTCGGACATAGTGGACACCATCTGTGTGAGCTCTTCCTCTTGGCACTGCAGGACTCTGTACACATGCTTCACAGGACCCTAAAGCATGGAGAATAAATGTAAGTGTGAGTTTAGTAATTGTTATACTAGTATCAAGCTAGAAAATTAGTAagcctctcctgctccatcaTCTTGTTATTTGAGGAACTCTGAGCCCCACAGGCTTTCTGAGGTTTCATCCTTCTGACGATCCAACCGATTCTAAACAAGGTACATACGGTTGGCACACTTCTCAAAGTCTTTTAGGCGTCCAAGGACCAGTGAAAGCAAAGCTTCTTTGGCTTTCAAAGCTGTTTACTGCTTTTTGAAAACGTTCTCTTCTGAAATTGAAACTACTGGGTGTATTAATATCAGCTGAGCAGCAATGGGAGAAGCTGCCGCAGAGAGACAGATATCAAGGGAAGAAACTGGTTTAGAGAAGGAAGTGTTTGAACTATTCTTTACCTACCAAAGCAGTATGTTTTGCTTTATAACTACCCATCTTTGCTCCTGACCCCTCTTTTTAACTGTTCATTGCCTTTCCCTACAATGCTAACAAGATGACTCAGTGGTCTATGCTTATAAAACCATAATGGATACTCTTTCCTAGCCTCTTTCCCTGGGTCTACCTAAAAGCTCTTATTCCCCCTGTTAAAGATGACTACTAAACCAAAGAACTGCTACTAGAAGTGTCTACAGCCACACTTGTCCTTCTACCGCACTACAGAAAATGACTGACTTCCTAACGCAAATGTTCCTGTGCATTACTTGAGAGGTTCTGTTCTCGTTATCCCGTATCCGCTCCTTCACCAGCCGCACAAGAGATGCAATATTGTAAAACTCGGCTTCTTCCAGTACCCCTGAGAAAGGAACCAAAAGTAGAGACAAATTCTGTTACTTTGTACAGGGCAGAATGAAGATGATTCTGCTACAAAGGTGCAACACCTGCTCCCGACTCCAAATCTAGCCCAGATGTGAGAAAATCCCCAAATGCTGAATAGACTGTACTACTGATCTCATGCTCCCAGGCTGGAAGAAAACGACCAGTTAGCTGGCACCTCCTTTTGTGACGCAGAGGATCTTTAAGAAAGATTATTCCCCTTTCCCTGGGATTATCAGAAACCTCATAGTATAATCTCTATTTTGTTTGCGCAGCCCCATTAGGAGAAAGTCACCGAAGCTGCCTGCTTGTAGAGAACGGCTGTCTGTGGAAGGAGAGGAGATGTGCTATCAGAGCTTCTCCTCTGCCAACAGAAGCCTTTGAGCTAAGCAGAGCAGCGATGGGTTGTGCTATAAGCTGCAGGCCTCTGCTTTCAGGAAGACACAGAATCTAATGATTTAATCCCTGTTAATGAGCATCCTTCTGAGAAACTAGCGGTACTAACAGCACTACTGGGAGATGCGGCTTGCTCACACCCTTACGCAGCACCGTGTCAGGAACCTTATGCGCTCAGGCAAGTTTCTGATGAAGGCTCTGGGATACTGCTATCAAACAGCGTTTGCAGTTCTTCCCTTATATTTCTCTCTTACCTTCTTCTGCAAGCTCCTTGTTTATGATGAGCTTCCCATGTCGGAGGTAGTTCAGTATTGGACCAAAATACGTGGGGTCTCTATCGATGAGATACGCCCCTGTCTCATCCTGTTGAGTGTGTACAGGAGTGAAGCGGGGATAGTTAAGTGGTaccagggaaaaaataatttcagttgaaAACAATAAACTGAACAGTTTTTCTCTGAGAACCTGAACTGATTTGACTGTGAAAGGTGTACTAATGATTCCACATTTAAACcaacttcccccctccccacaataTCTGAACTCAGCTACAAATATTGCAGCTCAATTATGCTGGCAGATGCTTCAAATTAAGCACTTCTAGGAACAGAGTTTATATACCTGGAGAGAAAAGCAGGGTTTAGCAGTTTTTCTTCACTGCAATAAAAAGAACCAAAAGCTGGCAGTTCGTGTTCTGTCaaaatttgttttccagacaACTTTACCTAGGAGACTCTGGTGGAAAACTGGATCTCCAGTTCTTGCTAACAGCATATGATGGTTTAagtagctttttttctcctttctactaCTGAAAATGCACATTGCAATGCACCAGCCATGTCTCTAGCAATACAGTAGCTATTGCCATCAAGTAACCAACAATTGATAATCAAAAGCATTTCTTGAGCCAGCTCTAAAGTCTTTCATATCACTCCCTTAAATCACTTTAAAGCAACGTTTGTCTCGCCCATTAATCTGCTCTAAAGCAataaaaaactgtgaaaaaacattctgaaatgtcATCTCTTCTACTCACTGATGCTGGTGACTGCTATTTTGATCACATCCAGTATTTATCTTTTGATTAAACTCTGAACAGAATGGCAAGGGATCCAACTCATTCTCAGTCTGACCTACccacaaaatatttacaaaatcttGTGCAGTGGCCCCTACAGAAAACCTGCAATTACAAGTATAAGTGTTTGCCAAATCCTTATGATAAAGTGCAATGACTTCAAAACTATCCACCCGTGTAAGGAACGTGCACTATGATCTTTTATGAGAGCAAAGTGAGAtatatcaaataaaaaaatcatacgTGCTCAGGGTGAGAAATCATTAAAATTCCTGCTTCTGCCAAAGCTTCCTCCTAGTTCCCTCTCTGCCATAACCACTGCGGGAAGGTGCTGGTTTGCTCCTTGAGGGGAGCCACGTCCCCGCGGGAGGTGGAGGGCAGACCGAGCCCCGTTCTTGGGGACGCGGCCACAGAGGTGGCCTTGTAAGGGGACACGAGGGACAAGGAGATGGCATGTGTCAGAGCGACGTGTGCCCCGGGGACCGTGGGCGCGGGGCTGCTGTGGAGATCGGCCTGTCCACGCCGTGGGGTCAGGGGCTGCCGGGGCCGTAGAGCGGGGTCAGGGGGGTGCTGGCCTCGGGGACACCAGCAGCCGGGACCGTCGCCCCGCCCGTAGAGCGAGTCGGGGCGCTGCTCCCCGGTGACGCCGGCTGCCGCGGGGGCTAAGGCGGCTGAAGGAGGGGCTGTCGTCCGGGGCCTCGCCgtcccggggtggggtgggggccggcccccgccgcggcctcACCTTGTCGGAGCCGAGCTCGGGCCCGTCCTGGCAGCAGAGGCGGCACAGGAAGGACTTGGGCTCCCGGCACAGCGTCTGCCGGGTGCTCACGAAGTACGTGCCGCCCACGTTCAGGCGCACCCACttggaggcggcgggcgggcgggccgcgccgggcggggACAGCGCTCCGCcggagcccgccgccgccgccgccgccgctccggccgcGCGGGGGCTgggcggccccggcgcccccccGGGACCCGGACTGGGGGTacggccccgcggcggcccctccgctgccgccgccgccgccgccagctcGGCCATGGCGGTAGCGCTCAGCGGCCCCGCGTCGCCATCACCGTCCGCTCCGCCGCCGCTTCCGGTGCGCAAAGCGCTTCCGGCGCAAGCAGCGGCGGTCACCgagaaaggaggggaaggacGCCTTCCGGTGGAGTTGTGCCTTGATTGGGCGGCGGGGGAGGGACTTCCGGCGCTGCTGGCTTCCGCGCTTGGGGACGGGGGTGGCGGTCAGTGAAGGTGAGagcggggaccgggaccgggaccgggaccgggaccggagctggggctggggggagcgagcgagggagggagggaggctggggggtgTTGGTGGTGGCTGGAAGGGGGTCCTGGGGGCGGGGACCGGCCGGCTgagccggggagggggtgggtgggattccggggctgggggagggaagaggccGGGGCGGGCCTGAGTGTCGGGGGGGGTCGGTGGAGGGGGTGTGAggccgcggcggggctgggccgAGGAGCGGGGCTCCGTGTGCTCCCTCCCGCGCCAGCCCGCACCCCTCCGTGCCGGCCTGCCCGGAGGGGAGCCGTCCTTCCCCAGACCCGCGGTTGCTGggccctgcccgctccccccaacccccccgccccagcgTAACCCGCCTGGTGTCATCCCCTCCCCTGGGCGCAGGCTGGAAGCATGGCGGGCCGCAGAGCTGCCATCAAGGCCATTGACTGGGCGGCCTTCGCCGAGAGGGTGCCTCCAAACCAGAGAGCCATGTTCAACGCCCTGAAGACCCGCAGCGACGCGCTGTCAGCCCGGTAAGTGTTTGTCCCGCTCCTGTGCGTGGGGCAGTTCGATCCCTCAGCCGAACCGTTCAGCCTTTGCGGTGCTGGCTTGAGCCGGTGTCGATAACTGTGGTCTCGCAGGAGTGTCCCGGCAGGCGTCAAAACAGGTCACCTTAAAGACAGCTAGTGGCTTTTTTTGGCAAGTCGTGTTTACTTAATCCTCCCCAGATTAAAACAATAGCTGCAATGTAAAAAAGCAGTTGTGTGACAGCAGTTTGCTTTGGCATGCtcaaaacattttgcaagctgTGTTATTCTGTTAAATGCTGTACAAATTCATGAGTCTTCTCAAACCCTTCAGCATCCGCTGCTTGATACGAATGTGGTTGGCTACTGCAGTTAATATCACTGTTTGCCTCTAGCTCAGTATTGTGAAAACTGCCTAATCCTTTCTTACAGGGCTGCACCCAGAGGCACTATATAGCAGTCTGAAgtggagcagggctgcaggctgAACTCTTCTTGTCTGTATAGAGAAGTCTGTTTCAAGGGCAGAGGGATTTGCAGAAATGGTTCATCGCTCCTTGTTAATGATGGACCTGAAAATACTTAAACCAAGCTTAGCAGGCTCTGTTGATGACACTCTGGAAAGTAACTATGGCAGAGAGCAAATGATAGCACAAGGTGACTTCTAGCGCTGGTCGTGACTGCTGTCCTCCATCTCTTTAGGTTGGCCGCCCTGCCAGAGAAACCTCCGACCATCGACTGGGCTTACTACAAGGCTACAGTTGCTAAAGCTGGCATGGTGGATGAGTTTCAGAAGAAGGTCAGTCTCTATGTCAGTTGGGTATTGCTCTTTGGAGGCTTAAATGGGGAATGTCTTTGGTGTTGAGAGGAAAAGACTAGAATTGGCAGAGGTGTTTTTGGCTAGCAGATGCTCCAGCTTTACATCCTGCAGATTGGTGTCACTGATCTCGAGGAGGTCACTTCAGTGCCATCTTTCAGGAGGAAACCTGTGGCACTGTACAGTGAGAAAGTGGGTGAAAGAAAACTTGATAAATTATTTTGGCTGCAGGATTGTATTCAGGTAGTGGCTCTACTGAAGCGAACGTTCAAAGTATTTCTCTAACTCACTGAATGGAAGAAGGTGGCGGGCATGGCTCTGCACACTGGGAAATGTGTAAAGCTAGTGGATGCCTGCAGGGGTTGCCATCCTCTTTATAAACAGGAATTGAAAAGCAAGAGTGAGGCTTTTGCTGAAGGGCACATGGTGTCACTATAAAAGtcggtgtggtgggttgaccctggctgggcaccaggtgcccaccaaagctgctctatcactctccctcatcagctggacagggggagaaaatataacaaaaggctcgtgggtcaagataaggacagtttaataaagtgatagcaaaggtcgtgcgcaaaagcaaagaaaaaacaaattatgttattgcCTACTTCCAATCAGGAGGCAacgtctagccacttcctgggaagcagggcttcagtacgcgtagcggttgctctggaagacaaaaatgccccccctccatctccctttacttactttttgtatctgagctgatgtcatatggtacggagtatctgtttggttagtttaggtcagctgtcctggttatgtcccctcccaagatcttgcccagccccggCCTGCCGTTAAGGgggagcaaaaatgttggagagccagccttgatgctgtgccagcactgctcagcagtagccaaaacactggtgtgttgtcAACACCTTtgtagctactgatgcagagcacagcgctatgaagGCTGCTATGGGAAGTATTAACTTCGTCTCAGGCAGACCCAATACAGTCAGCTTCCCAAGACTGGGGGACCCACTGACCTCAGATGGATCTGGGAACTTTGTCTTGGAGGAAATAAGTCTTTGATATGATAAGTCTTTGGTATTAGATTTTCTTGCTTCCTTACAATGCTGTGCTCTTTACAGTGCTGTAATGAAGGTGTGTAGTATTATGTCCTGGTGGTGGTATGCAAGTACAGAATAGATTGCTTTAAACTCAGAGGTCAACAGTGCTTCTTGTGAAGGACACAGTCAAGCTGCAGCGGTCAGTTTTAGAAAGCTCGTTAACTTACATGGTTGTGAGCACTTCctaggaagaaagaagggaacgTTCCCCTGCTGCCAGGGAAAATGACACTGGTGTGAAGGGTTTTTTCAATCAGACAAACCacataaaaaaatttctcttttgaTTTACAGTTCAGTGCACTAAAGGTTCCTGAGCCAGTGGATACACAAACTGCCAAAATTGATGCCCAAGAGCAGGAAGCTGTAAGTGTTTAAACTGTTCCTTAATGCCGGGGTTGTCTCTGGCTTCTGTGAGGATGGGAaggggtgagagggaagggaTGTTCTGTATGTGCAtctgcacaggcagggcagcCTGAGCTAGAGCATGGCTCTGGTCTTCGCACGTGTCTCTGGCTTTTGGCTAAGCAAGAGGATCTCTGCATGTGGAAGGGTTTGGCGCGCTCGGTTTTGATCAACATTCTGTCTGCTTACCTAGTGTAACGATGATGAATTTTAATGCCAACATAAAGCATGGGGTTGCAGGTTCACTCTAGGTTGCAGTCTTTGTCATAACCACATTCACCACAtcctctgctttcctgcaggCAAAGAGCAGTGCTGAATATGTGCAGGCTTCCAAAGCTCGTATTGCCCAGTATGAGCAACAAGTAAGTCTGGACTTCGCTTAGTGAATATTCTCTTTAACCCAGCCTGGCACACACCTTGTTCTTACTTGTGTGTGCTTTGCTCTTTCTTGCTAACAAGTGACGTGTAATGTGTTTGTCTCTGCTCCCACTTCAAGCTTCAGAAGTTCAGAAGCATGATTCCCTTTGAACAGATGACATATGAAGACTTGTATGAAGCCTTCCCTGAAACCAAACTGGACAAGGAGAAATATCCATACTGGCCCCACAAACCGATTGCTGATCTGTAAACTGGTCTAGAAGCAGTTTGTCTTAACAACTGTCGGATTCTATCATCTTTTAAATAAAGTACTTTCCCTCCTGTCTGTGGCTTAGATCTTAGACATGAGGCTGCAAGGTTTTCAGAAATGTGGAACAATACAGTAACTTGCAAACAGCCTGCTTTTCCTGGATTTTCTTTTCTACCTGTGAGCTTGTTTTTGTAGGAAGGACCAAGATCCCAGCTAGACCTGTTGATCAAACTCAGTCCTATTGCACCTTCTGTAATACAAATAAACTGTCTATTCATCTGTGTAACCACACAGTGCAGGGAATGCAGTTCTGCCATTGCAGGCAAATAGTTGCTTGGAAGTTGAACGTATAAAGCcttttgaggtgctggagtgcattTAGTAGTGATCCGCAATGCAGTGGGAGATATACCTCAGTAGTTCTACAGGCAGAGGTCTAGGGCTGTTTCCTAGGTTGCTTGTGATGGTTTAGCTGCAGCGATTGCAAAAGAAGTTGAAGAAGTGTAGATGTGTtgagtatgtttaaaaaaaaatcaattaaaagttaccttttattttttttaaaacatcccaAGTATCACCCCTTTAATCCTGGCAATCCTATTCTCTCTGTCCTGCTTTTCTGAATGATGTGGATCTCACAGAAACAATAGTAAAATGCTTCAGACTtgcattgttttatttaattatctGAGGTGGAATTCTTAAAAACCTTCCCCCATAATGGAAACATCTCCGTAAGAGAAGAAGGGCATTAACTCTCTCTTCTGTTGGTCACGTTTGTGGTTAGAATTATAGATTAATAGAATGAAGGTATTATCCCCAGATTTCACAATTGTTTCATTCAAATACCTTGCTAGCCCACAGAATACTTGAAGAACATAGGTAGTTCTGCTGAACTAGAGTACAAAGTACTAAGCATGCAGATCTCATGCCCTggggtgttatttttttaatttttattttaggcaACTGAAAACTGCAGCTCTATGAattgagcaggaaaaaaattacagcagagGGGTTAGAAGCAATACAATGGAGAACAACTGAACTAGCACTGCACAGAGCTGATCTCTAGCTGctccattttacagaaataatagcaaaaaaaaccagGGACAGGAAGAAGTGACTGTAGAGAAGCACCTTCTCCAGAACTAGCAGAAATGGGTCCTGCTCCTGTGGTTGCCAGTGGGGCTTGGCTGGCTGCCTGTTTTCCTGGGCCTTCTTGGGAAGGTTCAGCAGTTGGGTGGCTCCCTTGGCGAGGTGTTTCGTGGTCTGCTTGGTCATGGCTCTCGTTGCTGGCTTGGCATCTGCAAAGAGCACATAGCATGTGTTAGTATAGGGGGTTTGGTGGGTGACTACCACGACCGATCCTGCCTGGGGCACTGGTTGCCCTGAGGAAACCCACCCTCGCTCAAACGAACCTGCAGTAAAATGCACTGAACCTACGGGTTTAAGAGGTTACGGGTTGCTTTACCTTGCTGGAAGCTTCCGAGAACCTTGTCTAAGCGCAGGGATTTGTGCTGCTGGTGCAACAAGAAGAAGGTGTCTAACACAGCCATGATCATGAGCAGGAAGGTGCCTAAGAAGAATACCACTGCAGAACaatacaaaaacaaagaaaacccttgATAATTGGCATGTTTTCTTGGATGTAATTCTGTCTGCGTTCAGTTGCCTAGTGGGGAAAGGGGGAAATTTTTAACTCCAGCAAGCTGATAAAGCTTAGCTGTTCATGACTTCAGTGTTCATGAATGCATCCATAGACAACCAAAGACCTTCCTTAGGGTTGGTACCTGtgaaaaaatcaggttttattcAATAAAGATGGGTACCTATTACGGGTGGTTTGTTGGAGGAAGTTGGGAGGATGTTGTTGAGAATCACAGCTAACATGGAGCTGCCAAGGATGATGGCAATCTGGAAACTGATTTTCTCCTCGAGAGAGCTGGGTCCAAACAACACAGCCATATCCAGCAGATACAGGGCGCATGTTGGGAGGATCAGGTTCAAAATATACAGAGTGGGTCGTCTCTCCATGGAAATCTGTGGAAGAAGAGGGACAAAATTTAGGTGAGCAGAAGGTAACTTACTGTGTTGGGCAATGTTCCCTAATGTAAAAAATTATCTTGtttcatacttttcttttttttttttgtggcaaatCAGTGCAATATATTATGCAAGTACTGCCATACCACGTAGGTGACCACAGAAAATCCTTCGTCATCCAGCTCTTCTCTGTATTCAATGATGCTCAGGTTGGTGAACTTCCATTCTCCATCAGTTAGGAAGTAACTCTGGCTGTCTTTCATCATCTCAGCTGGTGTCCGTTTCGTCTTCATGACAAGGTCTGTTACTGCTTGgacaggaggcagaggaggagagaagtTGCAGAATTTAGGTATGTATTAGAGGTCAGttatttcccctccctctccctcccaacCAAGACTGTGTACAGACGGGGAAGTGCAATGGTTCTTGCACTGCTGGGGTTTCTTAGCCTATCAGGGAGAAACTAAAAAGGACTCTGGTGAAGAAACTAGGCTGGACCTCTGGATATGTGGATCAGAGGGGAAATTTCTGGTGAATTAGGACAGTTGTCCTTTGTGGGTGGGAGCTGGAGGCTTTCGTGTCACCTCTGCTTATTTTTCAACCCTTCCTGTTGGGATGATCTCTGACTGCAGTTTGGATCCCTGAAGCTGTCCTTAATTTCCTCTCATTTCCATGGCTTTCAGGTATGTTTAAAGATCAGTCCTGCAAAATTGTATGTGAACAAGTAGCCTTGTTGCAGGAAGGCTCCTAGTCTCTTGGTTTGTAGAGACCAGTCCAGGGGGGATCTTGCCACAGAACATCCAGATGCTTCCAGAAATGTTGCTGGGAAACATGCCAAAACAGAATGAGAGTGTTTTAGCTCGTTGTTCCTGGTGTTACACTGCTAACCCAGTGTGAGAGTGTGGTGCTGCCAAGGGAACCGAGGACTTAGCCAGGGTCCATCTCATCTGTTCATCCTCCTGTGAATTTAGCCCACCTGTGGTAAAACTCAGCTTGCTGCTGTACCTGGGTAGAGGAATGAAGCTATGCTCAAGTTGCACGTCTGGGTATCAAAGGGAAACTTGAAGATCATCAAGCTGCACGTTAAGGTGACCTGGAAGGGCTGGCTGGATATGAAGCTGCCGTTGTGCATAATGGCCATATAATCCAAGTTTGAGTTTTGTCCGTCCACTCTGGAGGAAACAAAAGTGGAGAGTGACCGAGCTCCAAGAGGCTACATCGCTCCTCAGTCCCACGCAAGGCTGGGCTGTAAGCGTCCTTGCAGGGCACGCTCTGTGCCGTCCATCACCCAGCCACGGGATTTAGCGGTGAGGAGAGGAAACCTGGGGCTTGAAGAAGGGCTGTTGGGTTCCTCTGGGCTAAGGTCTGTAGTAGCTCTGCACCTCCTAAGGAaactccttcctctctcctctctgcttcccaCTCCCACCCAGGG
This window of the Accipiter gentilis chromosome 10, bAccGen1.1, whole genome shotgun sequence genome carries:
- the KCTD2 gene encoding BTB/POZ domain-containing protein KCTD2; this translates as MAELAAAAAAAEGPPRGRTPSPGPGGAPGPPSPRAAGAAAAAAAGSGGALSPPGAARPPAASKWVRLNVGGTYFVSTRQTLCREPKSFLCRLCCQDGPELGSDKDETGAYLIDRDPTYFGPILNYLRHGKLIINKELAEEGVLEEAEFYNIASLVRLVKERIRDNENRTSQGPVKHVYRVLQCQEEELTQMVSTMSDGWKFEQLISIGSSYNYGNEDQAEFLCVVSRELNNSTNGIVKEPSEKAKILQERGSRM
- the ATP5PD gene encoding ATP synthase subunit d, mitochondrial, whose translation is MAGRRAAIKAIDWAAFAERVPPNQRAMFNALKTRSDALSARLAALPEKPPTIDWAYYKATVAKAGMVDEFQKKFSALKVPEPVDTQTAKIDAQEQEAAKSSAEYVQASKARIAQYEQQLQKFRSMIPFEQMTYEDLYEAFPETKLDKEKYPYWPHKPIADL